The Eulemur rufifrons isolate Redbay unplaced genomic scaffold, OSU_ERuf_1 scaffold_84, whole genome shotgun sequence genome contains the following window.
TGTGCGTCTAGCATGTGGCATGTGGTCTCAGCATGTGATGTGTTCCCTTAGTGCATGCTGTGGTAGGTGATGGTCTTAGTACCCAGGGGGGAAGGTGAGCCGTGTGCCCACTTGGGGCACCGGGTGCCACCTCCACAGCCAGGCCCTAAGTGGTTCTCACAATTAGTGCCCATCTCAGTGGCTGGGCAGCTGGTTCTGAGGGACACCTGGGTGCTGGGAGCATATGCCCCACCCAGCATCCCTGAGCCACAGACACCTGTGGTCGTACCTGTGGTGTGAGCCGGGCAGGAcccctcccaggcctggcaggACGAGAGTGGGCAGGGAAGTGAGAGACCAGGGCACAGCAGGCTCTGAGTTCCAGGAGcaggggaggacagaggggcaTCCAGAGCAGTCTCAGGCCAACACCcgcctctcctctccctgcagaAACTGCCAGCCAGGACCAGGGCCAGGCCTCACTGCCTCACTGGAGGGTGCACCTGGTAGGGAGGCCCCACATCTCCACCCCCAGAACTCCCCTCCTGGGTCCTGCTGCTGGCGGGACTGGCCTGGGCCACACCCTGGCGCAGCACACAGAGGGTGCACGacgggcccccccccccccgcgccccccccccagCTGCCTCTGGAGCTGCGGTCCGgctcttccctcctttctgtgCTGGAGTTTCTGGAGCTGTCACTCAGAccacagcccagctctgctgccGGGCTACTGCCAGGACATGGCTGCCTTagcccagggccagccctgcCTTAGGGATGCCTCATATCAAGCCGGACGCCAGCCAGACAGCCACTGACTGCAGGCAAGATGTCCAGCGTCCTGGGGGCCAGCTGGCCTCATCTCCCTGGGACACCTTGGGGGCCTCTGGCAGGAGTTAGGCCAAGTTCCGGCCCCTTGGGATCCTGACACCTGAACCGGCACTGCTGGGGTCTCAGTGGCTCAGCCTGACTCTCAGACCTATGGCGGGAGCGGCTCCTCTGGCCACCCACGGGCCCAGGAAGCAGTACCCCGCGGCCTGGGCAGGCACCCAGCATGCCCAGTGCTCTGCCCGGCCACCACCCTGCCAGGTCGTGGCCTCCTAGGTCTCCAGGAGGTCCAGGCTGGGGGCATGTCCCCACCACTCTGGACTCCCACGTGCTTGTGCACATGGGCAGAGGTGCTTCCACatggccgtgtgtgtgtgtgtgtgtgtgtgtgtctgcaagGCCCCATACCTGGCACACCTCTGTCaaggtgtgtgtgcacatgctaGGCAGAGCTGCCTGGGGTGCAGGCGGCCCTGGAAGGCAGCAGGAGGGGTCCAGTCAGCACCTCGTGACTGTGGGCTGCTTTGTAATAAAATCGGTGCTTCCACCTGGGGGTTGCTTCGTGTGCCTGCCTTCCCAGTCACCCCGCCTGGGGACACTACAAACCTTTCTCCACCCGACACCTCCTTGGAGCAGACCCCAGCAGCCACACCgccaggccagggccaggggacACTGGGCTCCAGGCCAGGACAAGGCCAGCCCCGGCTGCCCTTGACAGCTGGCATCCAGCCCGCTGGGGTGCAGTCTCTGGCTAGGAGCTAGGAGCGGGGCCAGGGGTGTCAGGAGTCAGAGTCTGTCAAAGCCCCAAGCCCCCCACCTTGTCTGAGTCTGAGCTGTGTCCTTCTGGGGGACACCGGTGCTGCCCTGCTGAGGGCTGCCCCCAGGGAAGGCAGGGACCCAGATACCCCAGCTGAGACAGCAGAGCGAGGCGGGGAGCGGGGGCAGGCAGTGGGCGCAAGCGGTTTATTAACAGAGAGTGACTGATCGGAGCAGGAGGGCCGACCCCGGCCTGTGCAGGGCCGGAAGGAGGGGCCGAGCTCAAGCAGGGGGAGGAAAGGGTTAATTCTGCTCTTTAGGGGTCACAGCCAGCAGGCAGGGGACTGGGGGCCTCCCGGGCAGCATTTGCATAGTGGCCAGCTGACTGGCCTTGGCCAGACTTAGGGCCCACAGCTGGGAGGCCCAGCCTCTGTCCTGGCTCCTGCAGAAAAGGGGAGCATGAAGGCATCGGTGGGCCCCACAGAACAAGCTGAGGGGCCCTTGGACTCGTCGGAGGGCCCAGCCCAAGGGGcaaggctgggaggggcaggagcttcCCCCAGGCGGGCAGAGCTGGAGTCAGGGTGGTCCTCGGAGTCCAGAGGAAAGAGTCAGAACGAGGTCGCTGTAGAGAATCCACACGGGCGGCGACAGGACATCGGGTGCCGGTGGAAAGTGGCTTGTGCACAAGACCCGGCTGAGTACCAGGAGAAGGGCctctggaggaggcagggacaggcCTGGGGCCCTCTGGCACCGGGCCCGTGTGGCCAGCCACGTGGCCTTGGACGCCCACGCCCAGCCAGGGGTGAGGGCCCAGGCCAGAGCCCACCTACCCTGCGCCTGCCTGGACGCTGGGGTCCCCCGTGAGGTACTCAGGTTGGTTCCCTGGAAGGTGCTGGCAGCCGCCGCCCAGGGCCTACCGCGGGGCCCTGGGGGTGTGCGGGAGGGACCCAGCTGGCAGGTCCGTGTTCTGGGGCAGTCAAGTGGGGACGTGAGGTGGCATGGGCCTTGAGAGTGGTTTGTGACATAAGTGAGCGACCCAGGCCCCCAGGGACAGGGGGACCTGGAGACAGAGGGTCCCCGGGTGGGGGGTGAGGGCACCAAATGACGCAGCACCTCCAGGGAATCGTGGGGCTCTGGCAGACTCGGTGCTGGGGTCTGCTCCCATCCCCAGCGTCCCCCTCCTGGCCCGAGGGTCCAGGcctggaaggaggggagaggggacggGGCCCCCGCAGCGCCAGGCACTGGAGCTGTCGGAAATGGCCGTGTTGtcaggggtggggtgtggctgcCGAGGGCCGGGGTCTTCAGGCGCCTGCGGGGCCGCAGCCCGACCGACCCTAGCTCTCCTCCAGGTGGAGGCTGATGAACTCCTGGATGCACCTGCGGTACTGGAGCTCCGTGGGGCTGCTACCTGCCAGGGGGCCCGGCTGACCCGGCGGCGCCTCGGCCTCCCGCATCTCCTCCGCCATGCGCGCCAGGCGGAGCCTTGGGGGAGGTGCAGAGTGAGgtggccccgcccccaccacgcCTCCCGCCACCCTCCCAGCTGCGACAAGGGGCGGCCGCACTCACAGCGTGACGATGTCGGCGTTGGCCGCCTGCACGGCGATGGCCAGCGGGTCCTGCCGCTCCCGGTCCAGGGCGTGCTGGTCGGCCCCCCGCTTCAGCAGCAGGCAGACCTGGCTGAGACGCGGAGGCGGCCGTcggggcgggagggggcgggtggggggcggCGCTGGGGCACGTGGGGGGGGGGCTGcgtgggcggggcggggcgcgggcctCACCCGGTGCGGCCCAGCAGCGTGGCGTGGTGCAGGGGCGCCCGGCCCCGGCTGTCTCTTTGGTTCACGTCCGCTCCGTTTTGCAGGAGAAACTCACAGGCGATCAAGGAGCCCTGGGGAGCCGGCGGCTCAGAGGAAACGGCCCCTGGCAGGACCCCTGCACCCCAACTGCCACCCCGCAGTGCCCCGGCTGGGACCGCGCCTGATCCCCACAGAGAACAAGGGGCCCTGGGGCGGGGCGCAAAAGAGCATGTGCAGAGGACACAGCGTCCAGTGCGCACCGTGTCCCGCGCAGCCCCCGCCACGCTCACCCCCAGCACGGCCTGCACCAGCGGcgtcctgccctcctcctccgAGTCGACCCAGTTGACCTCGGCCCCATGGGCCAGCGCCGCGACCAGCGCGGGGAGGTCTCCGGTCCGCGCCGCACGGTGCGCCAGTAGCCCCGGGTGCAGCTCGCGCACGTCCGCCAGGCCCCAGGCCTCAGCCTCAGTCTCCGCATCCACCTCGCCGCTGGACTCCTCAGACTCCGCGCCCTCTGCGGGACCGGGGAGCgggaaggtcagggtcagtggccCCGCGGGTGGGGCGGACggtctggggctggggaggtaCCACCTACCCTCCTCCCTGACGCTGTCCACCACGGAGCCCGCGCCGAAGGCCAGGACGTCCGAGCTGCCGTCTGAGCTGCCGCCCAGACCACTGTCGCTGCTCAGACCTGCGCCCAGCGAAGGGGGTCCTGAGCATGGGGGTCTCTGACTCCTCCCAGGACCCCACCACCCTGCAGGAGACACCCCTAGGGACAGGATCAGCCCCTGCTGGGGGACAGAAGGGAGCCCCCGCCCGGGCTACATGGAAAGGAGAGAAACCAGTAACCGCTCAGAAGAGCCAAGGGCAGCTGCCCACTAGCCCAGCCACCCGTGGCAGGCCACCCTGTGGCCAGGCGGCAGGATGGGTGAGCCCGGCATGGCCGAGCACGTCCAGTGTGCCTTCGGCCCTGTCTGTGGCCAGCGCAGGCCAGATGGTCCTTGCACTGGGCTCTTGCCAGGCCCTGGAGACGCCAGCCCAGGCGGCAAGGGACGAGGTCTCTGCCCAGCTCACCCGGGACAGCAGCTGCCAGAGGAGAGCCAGCGCGGCAGTGCCCTCTGCtgcccacagccaccccagcacacacgtgcacacgtaTGCACACAGCCCACGCACATGCACCCACGCCTTTGCACACATCACTCATAACAGTCAGGCCTGTCTCCAGATCGGGGCCAAGACAGCCCAGCCCCTCGCCTGGCACCCGCTCCGCACCCTGGTCCAGCTGGGCGTGGGCAGTGGGGGAGGACCCCTTCCAACTCTTACTTCGCGGACCAGCCCCGGCAGCCCCGGCATCGAAGTAGGAGAAGAGGGAGTCCAGCTCGTCTGGGCAGAAGAGGGAGTCCCGGCGGAACCTGCGGTCCAGGGTGCCTGCTGCGGGGCAGGCCGCAGGTTCAGGGGGGGCTCAGGCTCGGGGCGGGGGAGGCCCCCAGGTCGTGCTGCAAGTGGGGCAGACCTCCAGGCGCCCTGCAAGCCCCTGCCCAGTCTGTGGGCGGAAGAATCGGGGGGCAGCCGCCTCCTACCTGAGGACAGGGCCGCGAGGCAGGGCAGGACGGGCTCCAGACGGGCCTTGCGGAGGGCAGTGGGGGCGCGGGGGGAGCTGTGGGGGCGTTGGCACTTCTGCGCCCGCCAGCGCCTCGGGGCCTCTCGGGCTGGTGCGGTGGGCGGCTTCTGCAGGAACTTCCTCTCCACGTATTTGTCCTTGATCCAGGCCTCCTTGTCCTGCCTGGACGGGGGCACACGTGAGGCCGCAGCCCCGGCGGCTCCGGGCGGGTCCGGGCTGCACCCAGCTCACCTGGGGCTGCTGGCCGTGGGCTTCCTGCTGCCCACACCCTCACACCGGGCCTCGTAGATCTGGTTCACGGTGCTGTTTCCAAGCTCACACATCAGCTGGCGGGGACAGGGTGTGCGGGCGTCAGTCCAATCCGCGGACTCCAGCTCCCGCCCCAACCCCCGGGGCCCAGCAGCCCTCACGGCCCCACGCGCACCTTCAGCAGCTCTGGCTCCCAGGAGTCCAGCGTCAGGGACCGCACCTTGGAGCAGTGGACGCCCAGGCTCCTGGACGGCACGGGGTGGGATGAGTCGGCGTGTggcccggcccccgcccggcccccgcccggcccccgaGAGCCCACCTGTGGATGCCTGAGCACTCGATGCACAGCAGCACGCCCAGGTTGATGCTGGCCCAGCGGGGGTCCGGCTGGCCGCAGTCGCCACACTGGCTGTTGCCGGCCACGCTCTGCACGCGCTGCAGCACGCTCTCACCCTTGCCGCCGCGCTCCCGAGAGTCCGTGGCCGAGTCGATGCTGCTTGTGGACGGGGAAGCTGTGCGGTCCAGCctctggggggcggggcgggggccgctCAGTCCTGCAGGagctccagcctcagtttccccagcaggtcccctcctccccagccacaAGTGCCAGCACAGACTAGGGCCCTTCGAGCCCAGGCCTGCTGGGGCACGTGTGTACCTACGCTGACGCGTGCAGGGGCCACCTGCCACGCCTCGCACACACACCAGACACACGTGCATGCGGGGGCCTGCAGGAGCCGCCCCGTGCGGCGCAGGGCGCGCACACGCCTGTGCAAGGGGCGGGCCGCACCTCGCTGTAGCAGCTGTCCGGGCTCTCGCGGTAGGCAGAGGCGATGCTGGCCTGCACGGCCTGCACCCAGGCCTGCCGCAGCTTCTCCGAGTCGGCCTGCAGCATGCAgctcctggggggaggggatgtcaggccaggtgggcagggcccccccgccccccgccccccgccctgggctgggcctcCTTACTTGGTTGGAGACACGACCTCGAAGCAGAACCTCCTCTCGATGTCCTCGCACGGCTTGACAGAGCACAGGCGGAGGTCGTCCACCACCACGGTCAGCGCGTCCTGCGGGCAGCGCCCCTGCAGCCTGTGCCCTcggcccccaccccggccccggccccccgTGACTGCTCGACCCCAGAGACACGGCTGTTGGCAACTCTCTGTTCCCCTGACCCCTCGGTGGTCTCCACGAGTGCCCCAGCCCTTGCCCACGCACTGACCAGCCCACCCCAGTTGGGTTGGGGAGGGGCCCAGCCATGGCGGACCCCGCCCCAGCCCCACGGCGCACCTTGAGCTTCTTCTGGTAGACCAGCTGGCTGTTCTGAATGGAGAACCAGCgcctgggcaggtgggcagtGGGGGACAGGTGGAGACTCAGGCAGAGCCAGCCCCCACGTCCATGCTGACCCCACCGCCTCGGCCCTCTGAGGAAGGCCCCTCACCGATTCCACGTCTTGAAGGCGTTGCTGGCCCTCTTGAAGAGGTAGCCCTCCATCACCACGCCGCTGGGCGCGTCCACGTCAAACTCCACCTTGGCCTCATCGTAGAAGTCCTGGCGAGGACAGAGCCGCCCCGTGAGCGCCCAGCCCTGAGCGAGGCCCCTGCTCCGCCCAGCCGGGCCCTGGCCTGAGTCCCTGTGGGCCGGCCCCTCACGTTCAGCGCTGGGGGCCCGGCAGCCagcaccccccagccccagcgcTTGGGGACGCGCAGGCCGAGATCAGGAAGGAAGCTGCCCCGCGGTGTCTGAGGGCCCCATTCACGCGCCAGCTGCGCCGGCCCGGCCGGCCTGACAGAGCCCCATTCAGGAGGCCCGGGAGCCACTGGGGGTCCTGTGTCCCCCCGTCTGGCCGGCCAGGGCGGCGGAGGGGAGGCCGGGCCACCTGCTCTCTGTGCTGAGCGGGGGCGGGAAGGGACAGCTGCTGGCCTCCCGCAGGGGACGCGGGGGACGTGGTGGAGGCCGCCCGGGCTCCGCACCAGCTCTGAGGCTGGCGGGAGGTGTCCTTGGTGCTGAAGCGCCAGCCGGATGGGGAGGCAgaggccccggcccctccccatGCCCCCCACGCCCCATGCCCCGGGTGGGCACTGGCTCACCTGCAGCAGCGTCTGAGGGGCCGGAGCAagaggaggggtgaggggagagagagccaGTGAGTGAGGACTGCCCCAACTCCCGCGGGCTCGCTCCTACCCAGAAACTCACCCCTGCCCTGGGTGGGGGCCAAGGCCTCTGGCGGACAGAGGCTGAGGGGCCGCCCCCCACCTCCCTTGCCCCAGAGAGGCTCCCAGGGGCGCGGGTATGAGGGGCggggggctggaggcagggtcGCGTGCCAGAGCTCGGCCGCCCCCAGGCCAGGCGCGCGAGgtcagggagggcagggctgccGCGGGAACTCACCCGCTGCTGGATGGCGGCATGCTTGCGTTCCATCTCGCGCTTCTCCACCGCCGAGTCGACCACCAGCTGGTCCAGCTGTGGTGCAGGCCGTCAGCAGGGCAGAGGACCCCCACAGagacccccgccccgccccacccctcccGAAGGCTCACCTCAGCCGCCAGCTTCTTCATGTAGGGGTCCAGCTGGTGCAGGAGGCTGTAGCCCTGCTGGAAGAAGCTGTACTGGGCGTGCATGAAGGACAGCATCTGTGGGGGCGGACAGGTGAGGCCCCCGGCCGGCCCGGCACCCCCACAGGGGCGCCTGTAGCCCCCACACCTGGGCTGCCAGTGCCCCAATGTCTGggctcccagccccaccacgcCCAGGGGCCCGCAGCACCCCCAACACCTGGGCTCCCAGCCCCCCCAACACCAAGGCTCCCAGCCCCCCCACACCCAGGGGCCCCACAGCCCCCCCAACACCCGggctcccagccccaccacgcCCAGGGGCCCGCAGCCCCCCCAACACCTGGGCTCCCAGCCCCCCCACACCCAGTTCCTACAGCCCCCCCAAcacccaggctcccagccccccgACGGCCAGGGGCCCACAGCCCCCCCAACACCCGGGGTCCCAGCCCCCCCACACCCAGGGACCCCACAGCCCCCCCAACACCCGGGCTCCCAGCCCCCCCACGCCCAGGTTCCTACAGCCCCCCCAAcacccaggctcccagccccccgACGGCCAGGGGCCCACAGCCCCCCCAACGCCCGGGCTCCCAGCCCCTCCACGCCCAGGGGCCCGCAGTCCCCCAACTCACAGAGTCCAGGATCTCAAACTTCTTCTTGGCTTGAAGAACGTTGATCTGCAGAAGAGGAGCCAGCGGGTGTGGCCAAGGCAGCCCGAGGCTGCACCCCCAGGCTCCACTTGGACTGCCTGTGGCCCAAGACCTTGCCCGGGGGTCTTCAGCTGCCCGCACCACGCCAGCCTCGCCCTCCGGGGGAACCCAGTCCTCCCCCGCCTGCGGACATCGGGCCCCACAGTGGGCAAGGCTGCAGTTTTCACCCTGCTGGAGACCCCCGGCCCTCACTGCGAGAGCCCAGGCCTTGGCCCCTACggctccccacccccgccttgCCTGGGAGCCCACCTGGAGCACGTAGTCCAGGGCCAGGTGGCGGAAGCACTTCCGGGTGAGGCTGAGGGCGCCCGCGGCCTCCTCCACCTCGTGGGGCCGGTGCCTCGGGGCCTGCGCGTTCCGCACCAGGGACAGCTCCATGTCCTCCCGCACCTTGTCGAACTGCTTCTTTGTCTCCTTGAACTTCCGCACATCCCTGGGGGCCGGCAGGTGTTgggtcagaggtcagaggtcaaGGAGGGCTGCCCACTGGGCCCCAGACGCCCAGGGGTCTTCAACCTTCGTGAACCCCTCTTTCTCTGCTCCTGGGCAGGGCTTGCCCGTCCCAggccccccacccagccctctccgcctcccctccctctctgccccaggccccccagccctctctgcctccccccagccctctccgcctcccctccctctctgccccaggcccCCCCCCCTCCGACTCCCAtccctctctgccccaggccccccagccctctccgcctcccctccctctctgcccgaGGCCCCCCCCCCCTCCGACTCCCGtccctctctgccccaggcccccagccctctccgcctcccctccctctctgctccagaccccccagccctctctgcctccccccagccctctccgccttccctccctctctgccccaggcccCCCCCCCTCCGACTCCCGtccctctctgccccaggcccCCCCCCCTCCGACTCCCGtccctctctgccccaggcccccagccctctccacctctcctccctctccaccccaggCCCCCCGGCCCTCTCCGCCCCCCAGCCCTCTCCACCTTGCCCTCAGGATCCATCCGGCCCAGGCCATGTACCCTGACGTCAGCCCGACCTCTCCCCTGGGGTGGGAGACCCCAGCCACACGTGCCGGCATGGAGCTCGGGCCCTGCTTCCTCggcccagcccggcccagccTCCAGCTTCTGCACCGCCCGAAGGCCTGGCAGgccccagacccctccccccaggtGGGGGGCAGCCTGGGCTCTTCCCTGGCACTGGTGCCCACAGGGGCTGGGGACCTCGGAGACACTCACTCTTTGACAAAGTTGTGGAGCTGCTGCCGCACGGACCTCTGGGCCTGGTCGAACAGGatctgggggcagagggagagctgGGTTGTCCAGGGTCCGTCCACACATGACCCCGGAGGCCAGGCCCCATCCTCCCGGGGACAACCAGCAGAGCCCCACCGGTTGGCCTGCCCAGCTCGCCGCAGGGGCACTGCCCACCACCCGGACatggggcggggctggggagcagcACCCAGAGAGACAGCGGTGACCACCTGCCCGTCGGCCCCCGCTGGCTCGTGGCCAGACTGAGGGCAGCGCTTTCTCGGATGggcccttcctccagccccacccacagCGCCCAACAGGGACAGGCACAGGGCACGGTGTGACACTCGTCCCCTGGCCCCAGAAGCCGCTGGAGGATGACAGGCATGGCAGCACGTCAGAGCCGAGAGCTcccaggggcctggcctggggggtggaggggctcCGGGTCCTCCCCACGGCACGGGGCCCAGACTCAGACCCCCCATGTGGAGGGGGCTGGGCCTCCCCAGGGACACACGGGGACACGCAGGACGCGCAAGCCTGAGctggtttatttctgaacttcCCCTGCCCGGGGTGGGGCCCCTGTTTAGTCTGGGGCTCTGGTTCCCAGGCCGTGGCCGACCACCCACATGTGCCTTGGGCCCTATTCTTTGTCCACGTCACTGCTGCGGCCCCGGGGGTCACCCAGGCCCAGCCCGAATGGTGGTGAGGTCAGCCTGGTCAGAGAGCCCTGCCCAGCTGGGGGGACCCTGGATGGACCTCCAGGGCCTCCCCAACCCAAGGCCTCACTGctcacagcccccacccccgggACACGGCTGACCCCTGTGACGTCTGCCTGAACCCCCACTGACTCACAGACGTGGGGCGTCCACCGCCCCCGCAGACTGGAGGAGCAGAAACGTGGCCTCCCCCAGCTGGCCACGGCCGCCAGCTCAGCTCCGGCGAGCCAGCCAAGCGCTGTTCCGGGCTGGGCGGGGCCCGCGGGCAGTGGGGGAGCTGCCTCGGGGGACAACACGGGGCCCGTGGGCAGTGGGGGAGCTGCCTCGGGGGACAACACGGGGCCCGTGGGCAGTGGGGGAGCTGCCTCGGGGGACAACACGGGGACCGAGGGCAGTGGGGGAGCTGCCTCGGGGGACAACACGGGGACCGAGGGCAGTGGGGGAGCTGCCTCGGGGGACAACACGGGGACCGAGGGCAGTGGGGGAGCTGCCTCGGGGGACAACACGGGGCCCTCGGGCAGTGGGGGAGCTGCCTCGGGGGACAACACGGGGACCGAGGGCAGTGGGGGAGCTGCCTCGGGGGACAACACGGGGACCGAGGGCAGTGGGGCAGCTGCCTCGGGGGACAACACGGGGACCGAGGGCAGTGGGGGAGCTGCCTCGGGGGACAACACGGGGCCCTTGGGCACTGGGGGAGCTGCCTCGGGGGAGACACCGGACAGGGACCGGGCTCACCATGTGGTAGTTGACCACCTCCTGCAGGCTGTCTCCAAACCTCTGCAGGCATTCCTGGAGAGAGGCAGGGCGGAGACACTGCACACGGGCGCTGACACGCCAGCCGAGCCCCGGAGCCCACGGGACACACAGCCACCGCTGAGGTCCAGCGCAGGCCCCACCTGCTCCCTGGGCCCGGGCCCCCTCAGAGGGCTGCCTTCCgcccctgcccacacctggcGGTCAGAGGTCAGTCGGCCCCTTACCGAGATGACAGTGTCGCCTTGGCACTGCTGGGACAGGTCGCGGACGCCACTCACGAAGAGCCTGTTGGTGCTGACGTAGGCCTTGCCAGCCtcgatcatgccactgcacagCTTGACCAGCTGTGGACAGGACGTGGCGGGCGAGGTGAGGGGCCAGTGGCTTCTCCAAGCCAGCAGCGCTCACACCTGCCCTCACCACCTCCGTCCCCGTCGgcacctgggcctggggaggggccacACCGCACCTCAGGCTCCCTCAGGCCGGAGCCTGCCTGGTGCTTCCGGAAGGtctgggagggtgggaggctgggcaggaCAGGGAGCCCCAAGCGGGGGACCCCAGGCTGCGCTGCAGCGCGTGGCTCTGGCAGGGTCGGTTAGAACAGAGCGTGGCAGCCCCTGCCCGTGCTCTGAGGCCCACCCGGTCACACGGTTCTGCAGCGGTGGGTGGACgagcaggtggggaaactgagggctgGGACTCGCCAAGGCCCACCCGTCCCGCGCTGGGCGGACTCAGGCTCAGCCATGCGTATGTGCGTGTGCAGCTTGGAACACGCATGGTAGGACAGAGGGGCCAACAAGGGACAGACATGGGTCCCGTGCGTGCCCACGTGTGCTCGCACACAGGCGGCACACCCCACGGGcaacacacgcacgcacacgcacaggcGTTAGTAAATCCTGGAAGACGAGTCCTGCCGGCGCCGGCCCAGCCCGGGCGGGGCGTGGGGCAGGACGGGCGGGCCCTGCCCTCACCTTGTCCAGCTTGGCCTCGACTTCCCCCACATCCGCTTCCACCTCATCGATGGTTGCCCTGCAACAAGCACGGGGCGCTGGGGCTCGGCCTGGGGCTTCGCCACCCCTGGCCCCTCCCGGGGGTCCCCCGTGGGAAGGGCTCCAGGACACAGGCCCGCGGGCAGGACTGGGGCCCAGGGCCTCGCCTCTGGAGCTGCCAGCACCCGCCACCACCCCGGGCAGGAAGAAGCCGAAGTGGCTGTGACCCCCCGACCTGGGCTCTGGCTGGTTGAAAGGCCTGGGGACAGGTCAGGAGGCGGCAGCCCCTGAGGACAGCGGCCCATCTGTGTCCTGACATACGCGCTCCGTGGACACAGCCGGAGCCCCACAGCGGTGCTGCCCACGAGGGCCGGGCCGAGCCTCaccggcctccctccctcctctttgggCTCAGAGCCCACCCCAGATCCCATCTGGTTGCGCTTCAACCCCCTTAGCGCTCGCCCCGTGCTCCTCTGCGGACCCAGGGGCCGCAGGGTGGCAGCCGGCGGCTGGGGGCCGGCTGCTCTCTGTCCTGGCGGCACCAGGAGGCTCCAGAGCAGCCGAGCAGAGATGCCCCCAGCTCCCCCACCTCAAAACACCAAACAGCACCGTCCCCAGAGGGAGAGGGGCCCTGCTCAGAGCCCGCGCCCACCAGGGCAGCCTGGCCGCGGCGCTGCCTGGGGAGAGAAGAGTTAAGGCATGACATCACTGGAGAAGCCACCAGAACCCCCGGAAGGCAAGAGGCAGATGGATCCGCACGTGACCACCCCCCTCCGGGAGCAGGAAATGGGGAAATGGGGCCAGGGTCCCAGCAGCCCCTCACGCCACACAATTGGCTCAGCTGGCAAGCCGCGGCCCATCTGGCCTCTCGGGGACGGGACTTCAGGGCCTGGGCCGGCGCCAGGGGCGGAGGCTGCCCCCAGAACAGGCCTTGGGCGGGGGTGCAGCCGGGGCGGCCGCCCGGTCCAGCAGCCCCTCACCCCTTGTGGACCAGCAGGGGGAGGGGTGTGCTCCAGGGTTTCCCAGGCCCGGggaggggacggggtggggggggtcacATGAGGCATGGCTTGGCGTGTCCTTAATTCCCACCTAGGCAGGACACCAGCTCCTCTCTAAGGGACTGAGGGGACAGAGGGAATCTAGCTGCAGAGACACCAGAGCCCAGCCCACATCCATCGGAGGTGTGGCCGAccgaggacccccccccccactactGTAGCATCGCCCCTCCCCTGGGGGCTCCAGAGCAGTGAAGGGACCGGCCCAGGACAGTGCTGCGGAGACAGCCCCGCCCCGAGAGCCCACGGCCAGCGACCGCCCTGAGCAGGGCCGGATGCAGAGACAGCTGCACCCAGAGCTGCCACCCCCGGGCTGGGGGCGCCTGTGTCCCTGGCAGGGCGGCAAGTGCGGGGCTGCACCAGGAGCTGACA
Protein-coding sequences here:
- the ACAP3 gene encoding arf-GAP with coiled-coil, ANK repeat and PH domain-containing protein 3 isoform X4, whose amino-acid sequence is MTVEFEECVKDSPRFRATIDEVEADVGEVEAKLDKLVKLCSGMIEAGKAYVSTNRLFVSGVRDLSQQCQGDTVISECLQRFGDSLQEVVNYHMILFDQAQRSVRQQLHNFVKEDVRKFKETKKQFDKVREDMELSLVRNAQAPRHRPHEVEEAAGALSLTRKCFRHLALDYVLQVGSQARRGWGAVGAKAWALAVRAGGLQQGENCSLAHCGARCPQAGEDWVPPEGEAGVVRAAEDPRARSWATGSPSGAWGCSLGLPWPHPLAPLLQINVLQAKKKFEILDSMLSFMHAQYSFFQQGYSLLHQLDPYMKKLAAELDQLVVDSAVEKREMERKHAAIQQRDFYDEAKVEFDVDAPSGVVMEGYLFKRASNAFKTWNRRWFSIQNSQLVYQKKLKDALTVVVDDLRLCSVKPCEDIERRFCFEVVSPTKSCMLQADSEKLRQAWVQAVQASIASAYRESPDSCYSERLDRTASPSTSSIDSATDSRERGGKGESVLQRVQSVAGNSQCGDCGQPDPRWASINLGVLLCIECSGIHRSLGVHCSKVRSLTLDSWEPELLKLMCELGNSTVNQIYEARCEGVGSRKPTASSPRQDKEAWIKDKYVERKFLQKPPTAPAREAPRRWRAQKCQRPHSSPRAPTALRKARLEPVLPCLAALSSAGTLDRRFRRDSLFCPDELDSLFSYFDAGAAGAGPRSLSSDSGLGGSSDGSSDVLAFGAGSVVDSVREEEGAESEESSGEVDAETEAEAWGLADVRELHPGLLAHRAARTGDLPALVAALAHGAEVNWVDSEEEGRTPLVQAVLGGSLIACEFLLQNGADVNQRDSRGRAPLHHATLLGRTGSACC